A genomic window from Thermococcus nautili includes:
- the iorA gene encoding indolepyruvate ferredoxin oxidoreductase subunit alpha, with product MEAVKAYPSDSAEVKGERREKKLLMGNEAIAYGALESGVVFATGYPGTPSTEVIETIARLKPEVFAEWAPNEKVALEEAAGVAYTGLRALVTMKCVGLNVAADPLMSLAYSGVEGGLVILVADDPGPHTSQTEQDDRYYGKLSLLPVLEPADPQEAHDLIKYAYELSEKYKVPVIFRTTTRVNHTTADVEVGEFIELDRKPVFKKDIERYVRASMEGNRKRHRWLNETLAKIEEEFNSMPFNWVEGDGRIGIIVEGAPYNYVKEVLPKIGEDFKVLKLSTPHPLPRKLVVDFLKTVDFAIVIEDGAPFLEEEVKIAAYEAGLNVPIYGKRTGHLPLEGELTPSLVRNALLRLIGESEETYEKPEEVKLAESLAPKRPPVMCPGCPHRGSYRAALDALRDLKLGRYSVPIHGDIGCYALSLLPPLEAIWTEYVMGASISLANGQSVVMNKKIIATIGDSTFFHNGIQPLVDAVYKNLNVLVMILDNRTTAMTGHQPHPGTGGSETGRKFNEIDIEALVKALGVKYVKTVDPYDLKATREAIKEAMQVEGPAVIIAKRECVIPVIRRGEIGEIPLVVEDKCTGCKACILLTGCPALVYDPETNKVRIDSLLCTGCGVCNQTCPFDAIKFPSELEKGA from the coding sequence ATGGAGGCGGTTAAGGCTTACCCTTCTGATTCGGCCGAGGTGAAAGGTGAGAGGCGAGAGAAGAAGCTTCTCATGGGAAACGAGGCGATAGCCTACGGCGCCCTTGAGAGCGGCGTTGTTTTTGCCACCGGCTACCCCGGAACGCCTTCAACTGAAGTGATAGAGACGATAGCGAGGCTCAAGCCAGAGGTCTTCGCCGAGTGGGCGCCCAACGAGAAGGTTGCCCTTGAGGAAGCCGCAGGAGTTGCCTACACCGGCCTCAGGGCGCTCGTTACTATGAAGTGCGTCGGTTTGAACGTGGCAGCGGACCCGCTTATGAGCCTCGCTTATTCAGGTGTTGAAGGCGGTCTCGTAATCCTCGTGGCGGACGACCCTGGACCCCACACCTCCCAGACGGAGCAGGACGACCGCTATTATGGAAAGCTCTCCCTCCTGCCCGTTCTCGAGCCGGCCGACCCGCAGGAAGCTCACGACCTGATTAAGTACGCCTACGAGCTGAGCGAGAAGTACAAGGTCCCGGTCATCTTCAGGACAACGACCAGGGTTAACCACACAACCGCCGACGTGGAGGTCGGCGAGTTCATCGAACTCGACAGGAAGCCCGTCTTCAAGAAGGACATCGAGCGCTACGTGCGCGCGAGCATGGAGGGCAACAGGAAGAGGCACAGGTGGCTCAACGAGACCCTCGCCAAGATAGAGGAGGAGTTCAACTCGATGCCCTTTAACTGGGTCGAAGGGGATGGTAGAATCGGAATAATCGTCGAGGGCGCGCCCTACAACTACGTTAAGGAGGTTCTTCCGAAAATCGGGGAGGACTTCAAGGTCCTCAAGCTCTCAACGCCCCACCCGCTCCCGCGGAAGCTCGTCGTTGATTTCCTCAAAACCGTTGATTTCGCGATTGTAATCGAGGACGGCGCGCCGTTCCTCGAGGAGGAGGTCAAGATAGCCGCTTACGAGGCCGGCTTGAACGTTCCAATCTACGGCAAGAGAACCGGTCATCTACCCCTTGAGGGCGAACTAACCCCGAGCCTCGTCAGAAACGCCCTCCTCAGGCTAATCGGCGAGAGCGAGGAAACCTACGAGAAGCCGGAGGAGGTAAAGCTCGCCGAAAGCCTCGCCCCGAAGAGACCGCCGGTAATGTGCCCCGGCTGTCCGCACAGGGGAAGCTATAGGGCCGCTTTGGATGCCCTCCGCGACCTCAAGCTCGGCCGTTACTCCGTCCCCATTCATGGAGATATCGGCTGTTACGCCCTCTCGCTCCTGCCCCCGCTCGAGGCAATCTGGACCGAATACGTCATGGGCGCGAGCATCAGCTTAGCGAACGGCCAGAGCGTCGTTATGAACAAGAAGATAATCGCGACAATCGGTGACTCGACGTTCTTCCACAACGGAATTCAGCCCCTCGTTGATGCTGTCTACAAGAATCTGAACGTTCTGGTGATGATACTCGACAACAGAACCACCGCGATGACCGGCCATCAACCGCACCCGGGAACCGGCGGCAGCGAAACCGGCAGGAAGTTCAACGAGATTGACATCGAGGCCTTGGTCAAGGCCCTCGGAGTGAAGTACGTCAAGACCGTCGACCCATACGACCTCAAGGCCACGAGGGAGGCTATAAAGGAGGCCATGCAGGTGGAGGGGCCGGCTGTGATAATAGCGAAGCGCGAGTGCGTCATTCCAGTGATAAGGCGCGGTGAGATAGGCGAGATTCCGCTCGTCGTCGAGGACAAGTGTACTGGCTGTAAGGCGTGCATACTCCTGACCGGCTGTCCGGCGCTCGTTTACGACCCCGAGACGAACAAGGTGCGCATAGACAGCCTGCTCTGTACGGGCTGTGGCGTCTGCAACCAGACGTGCCCGTTCGACGCCATAAAGTTCCCGAGCGAGCTGGAGAAGGGGGCTTAG
- a CDS encoding DUF4152 family protein has translation MRIVSADTGGALLTEDYEPIGLIATAAVLVEKPYRTATLSRVKYANPFDYDMSGRQAIRDEAFLAVELAREVKPDVVHLDSTIGGIEVRKLDEPTIDALTITDRGKEVWKDLAKDLQPLAKKFWEETGIEIIAIGKSSVPVRIAEIYAGLYTAKWAIEYARKEGKAIVGLPRYMKVEIRPGKIYGESLDPREGGLFGEIEAETEGIGWELYPNPLVRRFMVLEVWGE, from the coding sequence ATGAGGATTGTTTCAGCCGACACTGGTGGGGCCCTACTAACCGAGGACTACGAGCCGATAGGACTCATTGCAACTGCTGCAGTACTGGTTGAGAAGCCCTACAGAACGGCGACGCTCAGCAGGGTGAAGTACGCCAACCCCTTCGACTACGACATGAGCGGAAGGCAGGCCATCAGGGACGAGGCGTTCCTCGCGGTTGAGCTTGCGAGGGAGGTCAAACCGGACGTTGTCCACCTCGACTCAACCATCGGCGGGATAGAGGTGAGAAAGCTCGACGAGCCGACCATTGACGCCTTAACGATAACCGACCGCGGAAAGGAGGTATGGAAAGACCTCGCGAAGGACCTCCAGCCCCTAGCCAAGAAGTTCTGGGAGGAGACCGGGATAGAGATAATCGCCATCGGCAAGTCGAGTGTCCCGGTTAGGATAGCGGAAATCTACGCTGGCCTGTACACGGCGAAGTGGGCCATCGAGTACGCGAGGAAGGAAGGGAAAGCTATAGTCGGCCTCCCGCGCTACATGAAGGTCGAGATAAGGCCCGGAAAAATCTACGGTGAGAGCCTCGACCCGCGCGAGGGCGGTCTCTTCGGGGAAATCGAGGCCGAAACAGAGGGAATCGGCTGGGAGCTCTACCCGAATCCGCTCGTGAGGCGCTTCATGGTTCTGGAGGTTTGGGGGGAGTAA
- a CDS encoding AI-2E family transporter has translation MKAEELVWGAVIAIILYVTWRVVHPLVTPIFFGLVLAYASYPIQRRLSVRLGRKRSALVISLSMLVFGGALTLELLLVSVQVLMSFYDSVVDVFNWLLTLPLPSDVLNFLQHFQDQVVPRIADYLSRQAFSLPSYLLQLFVFFFTYYYALAYGEEIRAQIYALLPEKNRELGEEILWSVNKTLSALVRAWLLLNVAKGILMTIGFIIFRVSDLYTAIVAGFLTFAFSFVPLFEGWMIWLAAAIYFAVEGAYLHALGIALYGFFLVSPMPDYTIRPMLVARDTELDETLVFIGMIGGTWAMGLKGLIIGPIVLNLLLVLLKEWKRLTESSRRPSQAPQELSSRPPG, from the coding sequence ATGAAGGCCGAGGAACTCGTCTGGGGCGCGGTCATAGCAATCATCCTCTACGTAACCTGGAGGGTAGTGCATCCCCTCGTGACTCCCATATTCTTCGGCCTTGTCTTGGCCTACGCTTCCTACCCGATTCAGCGCAGGCTCTCCGTGAGGCTCGGAAGGAAGCGCTCCGCCCTCGTGATAAGCCTTTCAATGCTCGTCTTTGGCGGAGCACTGACGCTGGAACTCCTCCTCGTCTCTGTTCAGGTTCTCATGTCCTTTTACGACAGCGTCGTGGACGTCTTCAACTGGCTTCTGACCCTTCCGCTACCCTCGGACGTCCTCAACTTCCTCCAGCACTTTCAGGACCAGGTTGTTCCCAGGATAGCTGATTACCTCTCAAGGCAGGCGTTCTCCCTGCCCTCCTACCTCCTCCAGCTCTTTGTGTTCTTCTTCACCTACTACTACGCCCTCGCCTACGGGGAGGAAATCCGGGCCCAGATATACGCCCTCCTGCCCGAGAAAAACCGCGAGCTCGGCGAGGAAATCTTATGGAGCGTGAACAAAACTCTCTCCGCCCTCGTTAGGGCATGGCTCCTCCTCAACGTGGCCAAGGGAATCCTGATGACAATCGGCTTCATAATCTTCCGCGTCTCAGACCTCTACACGGCCATAGTCGCCGGTTTCCTGACGTTCGCCTTTTCCTTCGTCCCCCTCTTCGAGGGCTGGATGATTTGGCTCGCGGCGGCGATATACTTTGCAGTCGAGGGCGCTTATCTCCATGCCCTTGGAATAGCGCTCTACGGCTTCTTCCTCGTCTCCCCGATGCCCGACTACACGATAAGGCCAATGCTCGTGGCGAGAGACACGGAGCTCGACGAGACCCTCGTGTTCATAGGAATGATTGGAGGAACCTGGGCGATGGGGCTGAAGGGCCTTATAATAGGACCAATCGTGTTAAACCTGCTCCTCGTCCTCCTAAAAGAATGGAAAAGGCTCACAGAATCTTCACGCCGGCCTTCTCAAGCTCCTCAAGAGCTTTCTTCTCGTCCTCCGGGTTGA
- a CDS encoding nicotinamidase yields MPEEALIVVDMQRDFMPGGALPVPDGDKIIPKVNEYIRKFKEKGALIVATRDWHPENHISFKEQGGPWPKHCVQGTEGAEFVVELPEDAVIISKATEPDKEAYSGFEGTNLAEILREKGVKRVYVCGVATEYCVRATALDAVKHGFEVYLLSDAVKGINPEDEKKALEELEKAGVKIL; encoded by the coding sequence ATGCCCGAGGAGGCTCTCATCGTCGTGGACATGCAGAGGGATTTCATGCCCGGCGGAGCGTTGCCGGTTCCCGACGGCGACAAGATAATTCCGAAGGTCAACGAGTACATCAGGAAGTTCAAGGAGAAGGGAGCGCTGATAGTGGCGACGCGCGACTGGCACCCGGAAAACCACATAAGCTTTAAAGAGCAGGGAGGCCCCTGGCCGAAGCACTGCGTTCAGGGAACTGAGGGGGCGGAGTTCGTCGTCGAGTTGCCAGAGGACGCGGTGATAATCTCCAAGGCCACCGAGCCGGATAAGGAAGCCTACTCCGGCTTCGAGGGGACGAACTTGGCAGAAATACTCAGGGAGAAGGGCGTTAAGAGGGTTTACGTCTGCGGTGTCGCGACGGAGTACTGCGTCAGGGCGACGGCCTTAGACGCCGTGAAGCACGGCTTCGAGGTCTATCTCCTGAGCGACGCGGTAAAGGGCATCAACCCGGAGGACGAGAAGAAAGCTCTTGAGGAGCTTGAGAAGGCCGGCGTGAAGATTCTGTGA